Genomic segment of Oceanimonas sp. GK1:
GGGTCATCACCAGGTAGTAACTGCCCGGGGGTTGATCATCCACCTCGTCCACCGGCTCCTCACTGACCAGGGCGGTAACGCCCTCGGGCAGGGTAGCGGGAAACTCCTCGGGCCGGGAGTCCACCCAGGTGATGCGAAACGGCAGCGTCGCCAGCACCTGCACCAGGGCCTTGGCCACGTGACCGGCACCAAACAGCACCAGATGATGACGCGGCCGAACCACCGGCTCCAGCATGATGGTGGCCATGCCGCCACAGCACTGACCCAGGTTGGCCCCCAGGTTAAAACGCTCGATGCGCAACTGCTGCTCGCCACTGGCCAGCATGGCCCGCGCCAGCTCCAGCGCCTTGTATTCCAGGTGGCCGCCGCCAATGGTGGCATGGCAGCCGTGCTCGGTCACCAGCATTTTGGTGCCGCTGTCCCGCGGGGTGGAGCCCTTGTGCTCCACCACGGTCACCATGACACAGGGCTCTCCCCGCTGCTCCAGCTCCGCCAGAATTTGGATCCAGTTATCCTTGAACATGTGTTGCTCCCGGGGCGGCGTGCCGCCCCTGTTCGCCGATTATTTGGCGGTCACCGCTTCGCTGGCAACGGCTTGCTGCTGTTGCTCCCGCAATTCACGCATCTGCTCCACCGCCCACAACACCCGCTCGGGGGTCGCCGGCGCGTCGATGTGCGGGTAGCGCAGGTAACCAGACACGCTGGCCACGGCGTCTTTCAGCGCACACCATACCGCCATGCCCAGCATGAAGGGCGGCTCGCCCACGGCCTTGGAGTGGAATACCGTGTCTTCCGGGTTCTTGCGGTTTTCCACCAGCTTCACCCTGAAATCTACCGGCATGTCGGCCACCGCCGGAATCTTGTAGCTGGCCGGCCCCGAGGTCATCAGCCGGCCCTTGTCGTTCCACACCAGCTCCTCGGTGGTGAGCCAGCCGGCGCCCTGCAAAAAGGCCCCTTCCACCTGGCCGATGTCGATGGCCGGGTTCAGGGAGTCGCCCACATCGTGCAGAATGTCGGTGCGCAGCAGCTTGTATTCGCCGGTCAGGGTATCCACCACCACCTCGGCACAGGCGGCGCCGTAGGCAAAGTAGTAGAACGGACGGCCCGAGCCGGTGGCGTGGTCGTAGTAGATCTTCGGCGTCTTGTAGAAGCCGGTGCTGGAGAGCGACACCTGGTTGAAGTAGGCCAGCTGCACGAACTCCGGGAACGACATCAGGGTGTGGCGGATCTGCACGAAGTTGTTCTTGAACACCACCTCTTCCGGGCTGACCTGGAAATGGCCCGCTGCCCAGTCGATCAACCGCTGCTTGATGGTGCGAGCCGCATTCTGGGCCGCCTTGCCGTTCAGATCGGTACCGCTTGAGGCTGCCGTGGGCGAGGTGTTGGGCACCTTGTCGGTGTTGGTGGCGGTGATCTGAATACGATCGATGTCCACCTGGAATTCTTCCGCCACCACCTGGGCCACCTTGATGTTCAGCCCCTGGCCCATTTCGGTGCCGCCATGGTTGAGGTGAATGCTGCCATCGGTATAGACGTGGATCAGCGCCCCGGCCTGGTTGAGGAAGGTGGCGGTAAAGGAGATACCGAACTTCACCGGGGTGATGGCAATCCCTTTTTTCAGAATCGGACTTTTGGCGTTGAAGGCCCGAATCTCTTCCCGGCGTTTGGCGTATTCCGACGACAGCTCCAGATCGTTAACCAGCTCGTGAATGATGTTGTGCTCCACCGGCTGATGGTAGTGGGTGACGTTGCGCTCGGCCTTGCCATAGAAGTTAATCTTGCGGATCTCGAGGGGATCCTTACCCAGATGCGAGGCGATCTCATCGATCACATGCTCGATGGTCATCATCCCTTGAGGGCCGCCAAAGCCGCGGTAAGCGGTGTTGGAGGCGGTGTGGGTCTTGCAGCGGTGGCCGATGACGGTGGCGTCGCCCAGGTAATAGGCATTGTCCGAGTGGAACATGGCCCGGTCGACGATGGACGAAGACAAGTCCGGCGAATAACCGCAGTTGCCGGCCACGATGATTTCTGCGGCCTGAATACGGCCATTGTCGTCGAAACCGATCTTGTACTGGTTATAGAAGGGATGACGCTTGCCGGTCATCATCATGTCTTCCATTCGCGGCAGCCGCATCTTGGCCGGACGGCCGGTCAGGCGGGCCACCACTGCGGCCATGCAGGCGGGGCCGGCGGCCTGGGTTTCCTTGCCGCCAAAACCGCCGCCCATGCGCCGCATGTCGATGACTACCTTGTTCATCGGCACGCCCAAGACGCTGGCCACCAGCTTCTGTACTTCGGTGGGGTTCTGGCTTGAGGTGAACACCAGCATGCCGCCGTCTTCGGTGGGCACCACAGAGCTGACCTGGGTTTCCAGATAGAAGTGCTCCTGGCCGCCGATATGCAGGCTGCCTTCAATCACATGCTTTGACTTTTTCAGGCCGGCGGCGGAGTCGCCCCGCTGCTGCTTGTGGCTTTCGGTCACAAACAGCTCTTTTTCCAGCGCCTCTTCCACCGACAGCACCGCCGGCAGCTCTTCGTATTCAACGATGGCGGCCATGGCCGCCTTGCGGGCGGTGTCCATGTCGCTGGCGGCCACCGCCAGCACCGGCTGGCCGTAGTATTCCACCTTGCCGTCTGCCAGCAGGGGATCCCCCGCCAGCACCGGGCCGATGTCCAGCTCGCCGGGCACGTCCTCGGCGGTGATGGCAATAGCCACCCCGGGAAAGTCGTAACAGGGGCTCACATCCAGCTTGGTGATGCGGGCATGGGCCTTGTCGGACAATCGGGCATAAACATGCAACTGGTTGGGAAACTCCAGCCGGTCGTCGATGTACTGGGCTTCGCCGGAGACCTGCCGGGCGGCGCTGTCGTGGGGCACGCTCTTGCCCACTCCGGTTTGCAGTTCCTGTTTCATTTTCGCCATCATTTCGTCGATGGTGAGCGTGTTCTGAGGTTTGTTAGACATAAGACGTCACCCTGGTTTCCAGTTTCAGATCCTGTTGCTCGATAAAGCACTTGTACAGCAGGTTGGCCGCGGTTCTGGTGCGGTATTCCTTGCTGGCACGGAAGTCCGACAGCGGTTCAAAGTCGGCTTCAAGGGCCTTCATGCCGGCCTTGACCGTGGCCATGTTCCAGGGCTGCCCCAGCAGCGCCTGCTCGCAGCCGGTGGCCCGTTTCGGTGTGGCCGCCATGCCGCCAAAGCCGATGCGGGCGTCGGTGACAATGCCATTTTCAATGATCAGGTTGAAGGCGCCGCACACCGCGGAAATATCGTCGTCCAGTCGTTTGGACAGCTTGTACACCCTGAAGTGCTGATTAGCCGAGG
This window contains:
- the xdhC gene encoding xanthine dehydrogenase accessory protein XdhC, producing the protein MFKDNWIQILAELEQRGEPCVMVTVVEHKGSTPRDSGTKMLVTEHGCHATIGGGHLEYKALELARAMLASGEQQLRIERFNLGANLGQCCGGMATIMLEPVVRPRHHLVLFGAGHVAKALVQVLATLPFRITWVDSRPEEFPATLPEGVTALVSEEPVDEVDDQPPGSYYLVMTHNHQLDLELCARILKRGDARYFGVIGSRTKRKRFDYRLRERGFDEAALASMICPIGLPEVAGKHPAEIAVSVAGQLIAAYQGEAALGADTAASAIQAEHA
- the xdhB gene encoding xanthine dehydrogenase molybdopterin binding subunit, which encodes MSNKPQNTLTIDEMMAKMKQELQTGVGKSVPHDSAARQVSGEAQYIDDRLEFPNQLHVYARLSDKAHARITKLDVSPCYDFPGVAIAITAEDVPGELDIGPVLAGDPLLADGKVEYYGQPVLAVAASDMDTARKAAMAAIVEYEELPAVLSVEEALEKELFVTESHKQQRGDSAAGLKKSKHVIEGSLHIGGQEHFYLETQVSSVVPTEDGGMLVFTSSQNPTEVQKLVASVLGVPMNKVVIDMRRMGGGFGGKETQAAGPACMAAVVARLTGRPAKMRLPRMEDMMMTGKRHPFYNQYKIGFDDNGRIQAAEIIVAGNCGYSPDLSSSIVDRAMFHSDNAYYLGDATVIGHRCKTHTASNTAYRGFGGPQGMMTIEHVIDEIASHLGKDPLEIRKINFYGKAERNVTHYHQPVEHNIIHELVNDLELSSEYAKRREEIRAFNAKSPILKKGIAITPVKFGISFTATFLNQAGALIHVYTDGSIHLNHGGTEMGQGLNIKVAQVVAEEFQVDIDRIQITATNTDKVPNTSPTAASSGTDLNGKAAQNAARTIKQRLIDWAAGHFQVSPEEVVFKNNFVQIRHTLMSFPEFVQLAYFNQVSLSSTGFYKTPKIYYDHATGSGRPFYYFAYGAACAEVVVDTLTGEYKLLRTDILHDVGDSLNPAIDIGQVEGAFLQGAGWLTTEELVWNDKGRLMTSGPASYKIPAVADMPVDFRVKLVENRKNPEDTVFHSKAVGEPPFMLGMAVWCALKDAVASVSGYLRYPHIDAPATPERVLWAVEQMRELREQQQQAVASEAVTAK